The following proteins are encoded in a genomic region of Helicobacter sp. MIT 21-1697:
- the gltX gene encoding glutamate--tRNA ligase: MDKIVTRFAPSPTGYLHIGGLRTALFNYLYARANGGKFLLRIEDTDLARNSMEATKAIIESFKWVGLNYDGEVVYQSQRFELYKKYIQQLLESKKAYYCYMSKEELDKLRKEQEKNKQTPRYDNRYRDFTGIPPQGVEPVVRIKAPLEGSIEFIDGIKGHISINAKEIDDFIIARSDGTPTYNFVVAVDDALMGITDVIRGDDHLSNTPKQILIYNALGFALPRFFHVPMILNPQGKKLSKRDGAMGVMDYAKMGYLPEAILNFLVRLGWSYGDKEIFSLQEMLELFSPNELNSSPSAYNEDKLLWLNQHYMKHTPNAVLEELLGYFGVAKLSESKREILYPALKDRCNTLASFAQSFVEVMNAPCSYDEKMRSKLDINATQWLNELCENLNAASWEDNPHIIESYLHQFALERQIKIGKLMPILRCALLGKSGGIGVCETLAVLGIEESKHRIHAFIRYQNTI; encoded by the coding sequence ATGGATAAGATTGTTACACGTTTTGCGCCTTCACCCACAGGATATTTGCATATTGGAGGCTTACGCACAGCATTGTTTAATTATCTTTATGCGCGGGCAAATGGAGGAAAGTTTTTGCTTCGCATTGAAGATACAGATTTGGCACGCAACTCTATGGAGGCGACAAAGGCGATTATAGAATCATTTAAGTGGGTGGGGTTAAACTATGATGGCGAAGTGGTGTATCAAAGCCAACGTTTTGAACTCTATAAAAAATATATTCAGCAGCTTTTGGAAAGCAAAAAAGCCTATTATTGTTATATGAGCAAAGAAGAACTAGATAAATTGCGCAAGGAGCAAGAAAAAAATAAGCAAACACCGCGTTATGATAATCGCTATCGCGATTTTACAGGCATACCTCCACAGGGAGTAGAGCCTGTGGTGCGAATAAAAGCCCCACTTGAGGGAAGTATAGAGTTTATAGATGGTATCAAAGGGCATATAAGTATTAATGCTAAAGAAATTGATGATTTTATCATTGCGCGTAGCGATGGCACGCCTACTTATAACTTTGTTGTAGCCGTAGATGACGCACTTATGGGTATTACAGATGTGATTCGTGGTGATGATCATTTGAGCAACACGCCAAAGCAGATTCTTATTTATAATGCACTCGGCTTCGCTTTGCCTAGATTTTTTCACGTGCCGATGATTCTCAATCCTCAAGGGAAAAAGCTAAGCAAACGAGATGGGGCAATGGGTGTAATGGATTATGCCAAAATGGGTTATTTGCCAGAGGCGATTTTGAATTTTCTTGTGCGGCTTGGTTGGAGTTATGGCGATAAAGAAATTTTTTCACTCCAAGAAATGCTTGAGCTTTTTAGTCCAAATGAGCTTAATAGCTCGCCAAGTGCATATAATGAAGACAAATTACTTTGGCTCAATCAGCATTATATGAAGCATACACCTAATGCTGTGCTTGAAGAGCTTTTAGGATATTTTGGGGTAGCGAAGTTATCAGAATCTAAACGCGAGATTCTCTATCCTGCACTCAAAGACCGATGTAATACATTGGCGAGTTTTGCACAGAGTTTTGTTGAAGTGATGAACGCACCTTGTAGCTATGATGAAAAAATGCGCTCAAAGCTTGATATAAATGCAACACAATGGCTTAATGAGCTGTGCGAGAATCTCAATGCAGCTTCGTGGGAGGATAATCCACACATCATTGAATCTTACTTGCATCAGTTTGCTTTGGAGCGTCAAATAAAAATAGGAAAGCTTATGCCGATATTACGTTGTGCTTTGTTGGGCAAAAGTGGAGGCATTGGTGTATGTGAGACTCTTGCTGTGCTTGGCATAGAAGAGAGCAAACACAGAATCCACGCATTTATAAGGTATCAAAATACTATTTGA
- a CDS encoding ankyrin repeat domain-containing protein, whose product MLQRYILMSICICNFVFGGWFSKQWNINNPPSLEESLQSLLKIDCQKVNTLKGITPHSHYKNKDAVSQCIKEQKFLKAIINDDVSAYKKILDANEWSRYFLFYTTYSPRIEITPLMVSIVFDSSKVFKAILADSGHIDILSQKISPRFNIDRMMSDDYASLGAFKLGNRIYDVNGVSALDLSAMYHRYDMFWELLAQGATYNNPKYPQTNGIVTFGDINILELMLYFDEKFLSNFGGGNILHFVTRDGNVELLEYLVTQKDMPIDALKAGETPLDVALSGKNFQRKPQIQAAQKLIELGAKVSEANQHRLNKLMQKK is encoded by the coding sequence ATGCTTCAAAGATATATTCTTATGAGCATCTGTATTTGTAATTTTGTTTTTGGAGGGTGGTTTTCCAAGCAGTGGAATATAAATAACCCACCAAGCCTTGAAGAAAGTCTCCAATCTTTGCTTAAAATAGATTGTCAAAAAGTGAATACCCTTAAAGGTATTACACCACATTCTCATTACAAAAACAAAGATGCGGTTTCACAATGTATAAAAGAGCAAAAATTTCTTAAAGCCATTATTAATGATGATGTGAGTGCTTATAAAAAAATACTTGATGCCAATGAGTGGAGCAGATATTTTTTATTTTATACAACTTATTCTCCACGCATTGAAATTACGCCTCTTATGGTATCTATTGTATTTGATTCTTCTAAAGTATTTAAGGCTATTCTTGCGGATTCTGGGCATATAGATATTCTCTCACAAAAAATATCTCCACGTTTTAATATTGATAGAATGATGTCTGATGATTATGCTTCTCTAGGAGCTTTTAAGCTGGGAAATAGAATCTATGATGTCAATGGTGTGAGCGCGCTTGATTTAAGCGCTATGTATCATCGCTATGATATGTTTTGGGAGTTACTCGCTCAAGGCGCAACTTATAATAATCCTAAATATCCACAAACTAATGGCATAGTTACTTTTGGAGATATAAATATTTTAGAGCTTATGTTGTATTTTGATGAGAAGTTTCTGAGCAATTTTGGCGGCGGTAATATATTGCATTTTGTTACGCGCGATGGAAATGTGGAGCTTTTAGAATATCTCGTTACGCAAAAAGATATGCCTATTGATGCTCTAAAAGCTGGAGAAACGCCGCTTGATGTTGCACTAAGTGGTAAAAACTTTCAGCGCAAACCTCAAATTCAAGCTGCGCAAAAACTCATTGAACTCGGAGCAAAAGTAAGTGAAGCAAATCAACATCGTTTAAATAAGCTTATGCAAAAAAAGTAA